A stretch of the Cervus canadensis isolate Bull #8, Minnesota chromosome 16, ASM1932006v1, whole genome shotgun sequence genome encodes the following:
- the UBTD2 gene encoding ubiquitin domain-containing protein 2 has translation MGGCVGAQHDSSGSLNENSEGTGVALGRNQPLKKEKPKWKSDYPMTDGQLRSKRDEFWDTAPAFEGRKEIWDALKAAAHAFESNDHELAQAIIDGANITLPHGALTECYDELGNRYQLPVYCLAPPINMIEEKSDIETLEIPEPPPNAGYESQLRLRLSTGKDLKLVVRSTDTVYHMKRRLHAAEGVEPASQRWFFSGRPLTDKMKLEELKIPKDYVVQVIMSQPLQNPTPVEN, from the exons ttgctTTAGGTCGTAACCAGCCTTTGAAAAAGGAGAAACCTAAATGGAAAAGCGATTATCCCATGACAGATGGACAGCTGCGCAGCAAGAGAGATGAATTTTGGGATACCGCACCAGCTTTTGAAGGCCGTAAAGAGATTTGGGATGCCTTGAAGGCTGCAGCACATGCTTTTGAAAGCAATGATCATGAACTGGCACAAGCAATCATTGATGGTGCAAACATAACGTTACCACATG gTGCACTCACAGAGTGCTATGATGAACTGGGGAATAGGTACCAGCTTCCAGTCTATTGCTTGGCACCACCAATCAACATGATAGAGGAAAAGAGCGACATAGAGACTCTGGAGATTCCTGAGCCCCCGCCCAATGCTGGGTATGAATCTCAGCTCCGTTTGCGCCTCTCCACTGGCAAAGACCTCAAGCTTGTGGTCCGCAGCACAGACACAGTGTACCACATGAAGAGACGGCTGCATGCTGCGGAAGGAGTGGAACCAGCTAGTCAGCGGTGGTTCTTTTCTGGCAGACCTCTCACCGACAAAATGAAATTGGAAGAGCTGAAGATCCCAAAGGACTATGTCGTACAGGTTATAATGAGCCAACCTCTGCAGAATCCAACACCAGTTGAGAACTGA